The Silene latifolia isolate original U9 population chromosome X, ASM4854445v1, whole genome shotgun sequence genome contains the following window.
gatcgctgcggtgggcacaaagttgatggcttggtaaagcttatttaggtgccgtttgtgcccattagccgaccttccgttctcgtttcctccgataaccacctggatcactcccatcctctggaatactgatttcctgttcgccccgtcggagctcgtttccgggtccccagctacgtacttgctgagggccccctttcggatcagctcctcgatggcgttcttcagatgccgtaagtcgtcggtcttatggccgggctggccgtggtaatcgcaaaattggcttgcgtcgccctCCGTCCTCATCTTGGAgggtcttgcccacttctgcccttcattcttgctcagggcaaagacctcggccgatgatttgaccaggggggtgagaccgtggtactgcttctgggtgtatggtcccgaactccccccggtgcCCGCCTCGCTCTGTTTCCTGTTAGATCTTTCAGACCGTGACCGATTACTGTCACGGTGACCTTCATCAGCGTTCTCCCAGCGGCTCCTcctttctgggtgcccagcttcactgtggccaacccaggtcttgtggtagtcctccaccttcacGGCTCGGTCGTCCATCTTTatggcggagtccaggttgaggtcctcgcacttgatcagctcatttttgagctcccctttcgggaggccttttattagtgcgaaggccgccagttcggtgtttagctcacggatctgctgagcttttgcgtcgaacctcttcacatagcttcgtagagactcgtcctccccctgtcggatagtgaggacatccgatgtctccacggcctttctcttgttgcaggcgtactgggctatgaagttgtcccttaggtcggcgtagcagtataccgaaccattaggcagccccttgtaccaactctgggccatcccatgcagggttgttgggaagactcggcaccatacctcatcaggctgctcccataccgacatgtaagactcgaaagcctcggcgtggtcggttggatcactatcccctttgtatgatagggtcggcagcttcagtttggtcggcacggagactccgaggacataggcactgaggggctgtctgaccacgtgtcgaatgacacgtggcgatcggctcctcgcacccctagtccggcttctctcctcgtggcgggaagggcttcttgttgcccgactttggatagtcggacttctttcttcatttctttggggcgggcctcgttgttgccgcggcgacgctgtcctctcgcaagtgggggaaggactttggtctgctaCTGGCAGCACGgtctccgccggcgtcctagtatgcatGGCTCCTTGTATTGCCCCgaacaagttgttcggggtcactttatgggccctggtcacctgcgggtgtgctgccgtcaccgtcgttgcggcgggggtgatcggcgtattacccatcgGTCCGGGAATAGCCGGATTTgtttgcatcgaccacatgtcccatgacagtgacgtGGCCGacaggcagcggtgtttctggtagtattggcatcccgtacgccggttgaattactcggtcggtgggggactgcccaatctcagaattagggactgtgtcatcctgatagaatgcagtttcgtcgctcataattatttcttgttgttttgacatcttcttagcttgctgggtgggttttgttttgtgttttttttttgtaaggaattttgactagcttttagtatcatttcccacagacggcgcaaattgttccgggtgtaattccagagcagatttgttaccacgtaagcttgtagaatgatggctttgcttgactcttcctttcggcctctcctgaaacaatgaacaaactgagggctcggcttggtaccgagcgtactcactccgacgctcaagtcagtaaacttaaagagattaagttgtgtgttacttggcacaaagtatattgtagagagataagggagtttataccagattagtgtgtttaattgattattttcggatcctttcctcaatgagggttgaggagtatttataaactttcaccttttgtcacgtagtggccaagtaggtggaaagactgttctaccctcggccgaggggcccatggcaggccggcggacctggttgactccatgccgaggggtcttggatatgagtacgcggatatgtctcccggctggctagttgcctagccgagacccaagtgacgggCCGACAGGCTACGTCGGCTAAgatgtctaatacgttgacttgctgtggatatatttgaccttgctcaatatgttgactcggtcagcgggtgcagaatatgccccatcagttacataagatgtttaaaatttgggcttgttatagagagtttgtgacaacccaaatgcctttatcaattcgtatgatcttagcaatatagcttctcacgaggatgagattcggcaaatgaataatgaaactttctccttgggagaagttttgttgatgttgtcaatgctaagaagcctagcatgcttgaaagatcccttttgtgatctatatacgtcaaagagttggaactttgggttcaatcatgtagtctatcaaaatggtattattcgagtgtcgaggtaccatgatgatacatggagtttagtgggagctaaagtgagtttcttagtctaaatatgtgcttgacatattagtgactagaaatgtagctaaggtgatgtttcttagtctaaatatgtgtttgacatattagtgactagaaatattctcgggtgaatacttgagagtagcatggcgcatattaaatatccggatctaatgagatagatctctatggatattagcattatagtcaagagacttatgtgataagattcttgactcgttcaagttgttgaacaattaatatgatctcttgtgctttcgctgcaggatctattaaatatgctaaaagcttctctcgtcgggacttatcatgttgagaatatgagaagtcatgaccaatcatttcctagtgaggatcactagatgattatcaagagcatccttgagtacttgagaagcactgaggatttactcttgtagtttggaggaatttatgaattttgtgtaaaaggattagacggaaacattcctatgcttataagatgttatgggcctcgttatgaaatggttagcatgtaagattgttatgtgcataaagaataatatgtataagaagttatacatatatgtataagaagttatacatgtataaagaagatatgtatgaggagtcatacataaaagatgtcatatgaaatatgtgtatgtataagggttatgcgtacaaatcatgaacgaaaagctaagtacattacagcatccgatgttgtaaaagagatagttgataaccggaatttaatgggactagagtagttaCATTAGCCGAATATCTTATCCCAAGAGATCGTGAAAACAAGTGGGAGTGTTTGATTTGGCTTTAGAAccgagtctaaaaacttgtttagacatgtacttagaaatgctctatgtaatgaaaagattgcatagaacaaaggaaaattgcaatggaaattagagtgatgcaactgttactaatcctctaaccaaagccgttggcataaggtagacatgatggttatgtcatttcAATGTGATTgaagagtataccttaattgctaaagatcgttatgtaaatatttgatagagtattgatatttacataagtgatgatcgcattcattgttagagtttctttaagaactcaattattcagtttgactgaaaacattgaataccttgtttatctgaataagttgtggagacaatgttgaacaatattcaagtgaataagatgcaTTGTATTTTGTCCCAAGTCActttatgaggtgacgtctcggagtgactagattgtaagtcgattgatggtagttcaacaccataaggtcatatgtgatgaatggtcgattacataggcagagtgtgtgacactttgccgagcagtgaccatttagagagtccctaagttctattatagacgcctggtcgtggcggggatctctaagatgttctaatgagtcgattcttttgactggagactattatctgagaaGGTGCAGTTTTCgcgtgactttggtttttgtcctaggtcgtgccgtgaaaggaggccaaaagggcatttactaggtcatggtgagctgtattgtgcaataggatagaaaGGGCATACAAGAactgtccacccacgttgggtaactatatctcaaggccactcgaggagttaatgactacaaatgcgtgaccacgctcggaagtaatctgtgagagatttttccggtcaggtaggtACACtctcgatcgagaaaaccactcgcgatgtgttcatgtgcaagtgcgacctgaaagacaccttgcattgagtgggagattaaaacggacaagagaattggtagcgcacaccttgtgtcggacaggtgggagattgttggagttagtgtcctccacaatagtgcgttaacataataaatctcattattggactatcatcagatatttaattatttgatcctcgtcagttaattaacgtaaatcgataacggttggctgactagagtttgacgttattgtcgtgagacggcggtgatcaactgatccctttcggtcacacctaaaggaacaaaccccaattgataactaattaattgtatgagatacaatttgtttagtcccttgatttatagactaagaggttagttgattatttttagagagatttcgagttgcgaactcgaggagcggcagttattatttaattatgcgataattaaataataagttttgggaaacgagttttagttaattaactgttaatttactaaaattgtactaattgattaatgtgattaatattagtacgtaaataatatgtgtagtggtacacgtatatttatggagtaaattggacgaatttattatggaagtatttaaacatgatacgatgtttaaaataaaatttacacgtatttgtgtgacaaatataagaaccaaaatggacccataaatgggacattggaccatgtaaatggagtgtagtggatgattacaaacataatcattacacttTATTCTTCCACAAGTTATCTTATGTCTTTTTAATGtgatatgtaattttttttttttgaaaagaacCTCGAAGGTCCTACTGTATTAAAGATAAATCAGCAATAACAGCATCGTTCGCGATCAAAGGCAAGCCCTCCGACCACAGAAATCTACCAACTACTCTAGGAAAAGGATGGGCTAACGCATGAGCCACTCCATTGTTTAGACGACTAGTGAAAGACCAAACAACAGAATTAAAAGAAGCGCGTAAAGAAATAATGTCATCTAAAACTAAATCAAAAACACTTCGACCGGTACAAGACTTTCGCAAGGCATCCACCACTTGTAGACAATCACTTTCGACGACGATGTTCATGTGTCCTCTCCGTCGTGCTTTCTTGACACCTTCCAAGACTGCCACAGCTTCCGCAATATGACTTTCCCACAGCTGCTCCAGCACCACCGTCGCCCCCCCAAAGCACCAGTCCCCTATCATCCCTACACACCATACCCAAATTCACACCCATACCGTCTTGAACTCCTGCGTCAACGTTAACTTTCAAATATCCCTCCGGGGGTACCACCCATCCCTTACGCGCACTCTCCCTCCGCCTCACGCCATCCTCCTCCCGACTGCTCAGCTTCACATAGCCCCCTCCCTTTATCTCCTCCATCACGTCCCTTATCCTCTTCACCACGCCACACGGGTCCACTTCTCGAGCTTCAAAAACAACTTTGTTTCTATGGTCCCACAAAGCCCAACACGCCACCATAAACCATCCACATTCCCGCCCCCAAGCTCCCTCCATCTTGCCTCAATCCAATCCCTCACACACCCTCCACCCGCTTCCTCCTCGTCTCCCGCCAGCCCAATCTCCTCCCAAACCCGTTGTGCCACCCCACAATCCCGAAAGAGATGCGTACTCGACTCAAAACACGAATTGCAAAAGGAACAGAAAGAAGACTCACCTCGAACCCGAGTAGCGATGTTTGCTCTTGTTGTTAAAGCTTCGCTGCACAGCTGCCAAAAGAAGAGCTTCACGCGAGGCCAAACCGGGATTTTCCAGAGCCTAGCCCAAAGCCACTTTTCCCTCTCCCAATTTGAAGCACCCCCCACTTCCAAAGAGTCAAAGCCTCCCACCAACAGACGATAAGCCGATTTGACAGAGAACACTCCATCCTTCTCCGCACTCCAAAACCAGTCATCATCGATGGCATTCTCGCTAAGCCGTATGTTCTTTATCCAAGTCCCTTCGAAACCCAAGAAAATGTTATCAATGAGCTGCTCGTTCCAAGCACCACCCCCATCATTCAGTAACCTCGCCACCATCATGCCCTCGAACCCCGGAGGTTGAGGTGATATAACCCGCCCCAACTGGTTCGGTACTACCCAAGCATCACCCCACACTCTAGTAGTGAGCCCGTTCCCAATACGCCGTCTAAGCCCCAAGCCGAGAACCTCCTTAGCCTCGTGGATTCCCCTCCAAGTATAGCTAGGGTGATTGCCAATGTTTGAGGATAAGAAATCCCCATTCGGATAATATCTAACCTTCATAAACCGAGCCCATAAACTCTCCGTCTCCGTAGTGAGCCTCCATGCTTGTTTGCCCAGCAAAGCAAGGTTAAACAGCTTAAAATCACGGAACCCCATGCCACCCATGCCCTTTGGTTGACAAAGCGTTTTCCACGAAACCCAAGAGATACCCCTCTTCCCATCTTCATGCCCCCACCAAAACCTCGACATCATACTCCTGAGTTCGTCACAAAAGTTGACGGGAATTTTAAAAATACTCATAACgtaggtagggagtgaattggtAACAACCTTTAAGAGAACCTCCTTACCAGCCCTAGACAAAATTTTTCCACGCCAACCTTCCAATGTTTTACTCAGCTTGTCCCTTAGAATATTAATAAGCACTTTCTTCGATCGCCCCACCACAGTAGGCAGCCCCAGATATCGCTCTTGCTCCTCAACCTCGATAATACCCAACCGTGTAGCCAAATTACTCCTCTTCGTCCTCGGCACCCCCTTACTAAAAGAGACGGTAGTCTTATCTAAGTTCACCAACTGCCCAGAGGCATGTTCATATCGGCGCAAGATATCAGACACTGCTGTAGCTTCCTCCTCCGTGGCTCTTGTAAAGAAAATACTGTCATCCGCAAAGAGTAAGTGAGATACCTCAGGAGCCCCAACCGACACCCGGACCCCATGGATAGCACCCTCCGCCACAGCTCTGCGCATCAAATCGGATAAGACTTCCGCACAAAGAATAAAAAGGTAAGGGGAAAGGGGGTCACCCTGCCGCAAACCCCTAGTAGGCCGAAACACTAGTGACGGGTTCCCATTAACCAGAACAGAAAATGAAACCGAAGTCACACAGTCCATAACACGATCAATCCACGCTCTATGAAACCCCATGCCGCCCAAGACTCGATAAAGGAAGCGCCATTCGACTCTGTCATAAGCTTTTGCCATGTCTAATTTAATTGCCATATTGCCCTCCATGTGTCTCGAATTTTTCATAGCATGGAACACTTCAAAAGCTATAAGAACATTATCCGAAATTGAACGTCCCGGAGTAAAAGCCCCTTGATTCTCCGAAACAATATCCCCCAGGAACAACTTCAGACGGTTCGCGAGCACCTTCGAAACAAGCTTGTACACCACATTGCAGAGACTAATCGGTCGAAAGTCCCGGATTTTGTCCGGTGCTTTCTTCTTGGGAATGAGGACAATATTAGTTTTGTTAATGTCCCTTGGAGATCGCTCCCCTCGAAGAATGGCCAAAACAGCTCGTACCACTTCCGGCCCAACCGTACTCCAATAAGTTTGATAAAAAAGACCATTCGTACCATCCGGGCCCGGAGCCTTTAAGGGGTGCATCTGGTTTAGCGCATCAAGGACCTCATCCTCCCCATAATCCCGCCTTAACTCAGCATTCATGTCATCAGTAACTCGGCCGCCAATTCCCGCCACCACATCGTCAAAATCAGTCGGGTTCGAAGTTGTAAACAGACCTTGAAAATAGTCCAGCGCTACCTTCGTCACGTCCTCGGTACCCACCCTTTCCATTCCGTCTTCATCAATTAATTTGGCAATaaaattcttcctcttcctctccccAGCCCGAGTATGAAAAAATTTGGTATTCCGGTCTCCATCCTTAAGCCACAGAGCCCTTGATCTTTGCCTCCAATATTGCTCTTCTTGACGGCAAAGTGTGGAAATTTTTGCAATCAGCTGCCTTATTTTTTGCACATTCGTTTCGGATCGATCCCCTTCATTGAACCTAGCCAATTGCTTTCTCTTCTTCTCCAGCGCTTTTCCTATTTTGTTGATATTAATATTTTGCCATCCCCTAAGCTCACGTGCACATACATCAAGAACCACCACAATGTCACCTCTTCCCCTCGCCACTCCCCTCTCCACAGCTTCCTCACTCCCCAACCCATATTTGTTCAAAGCGGAAAGGTTTCACCCTAGCCTCCCCCATCTCCTTCGAATTCAGCAATAGCTTGATCGGGGCGTGATCCGACCACTCCCAGTCGAGGTAATGGAGCCGAGCATGAGGaaataaggccctgttctttctggctttttagagtgaatcgaatcgaatcgaatcgaatggagagaatcgaatcgaatcgagtgaatcgaatgaatggagtgaatcgaatcgaactaaatcgaatggagtgagctggatcgaatcgaatcaatagagtgagctgaatcgaatcgaatcgaataaagTGAATtgattcgaatcgaatcgaaataatcatattaatattaataataataatatttaatattattgttattatcaatcgtactaataataatattcatagtataatactatttatactaaaattaatatttttaagaaaaaaattataatattatactccctctgtcggtaatttgttgtcctatttcattttAGGTTGTCTcattcaattattgtcctttctattttaagaatgaacttgatgagcaatttgatcattcacactcaatttggtccgcttgtcatttataattggcccctcctctttccttggtctttgtgccaaaaaccaaaggacaacaattgaccgggatagagggaggagtatatgaataatcataaattataataatgaaaaaatagtaattttttactaataatattcttaataacaataataaataataatgtcaatattaataatgatattagtaaaaataattgtttcgaataaaaacactcaagtaagcgttgctcgaatcggggtcgggtcaacgcgctcctttcgacgatggcacctcgaacctatgcttgctctctccggatggatctttcacgcgtaacaaaTAGGGCCTCGGAGGGTTCGCAATAGGTCCTTCTCCGATGCCTTACGGATCTTGGTGGATAGttgggaccttgcttgaagctaaggtttccgtgccttctcatagtagctcgagtagtcttacttctagagagaggaagttgttggtgagaagtattttaccattgatgggtgaataatgaggtatttatagatttctatgtgtacctcaaatgatggtagcaagcatggttaccatattcgctatgaatacaccttatcgattcgcgattcgcttatagaaaatgtgttatatgtattttcgaTGTCagttgatagaattcgcttttaacaattcgtgattcgtagagtatcaagcgaatccgtaaccatattggcaagcgtgttgacttATACGACCCGTATTGGCTATTGGGTCAAGTCGGTTGGGCGTgcccatcaataatattaataataaatgttattaattttaataataataccaataattataacaaccacaacaacaacaatactaataataataataataataataataacaataataataataaataatattattattaacattaatacattattattcattttaacaacaacaacaacaacaacaacattattattcattttaataataatattcataataataataaataaattattattaacattattattaaatataataataataataataataataataataataataataataataataataataataataataataataataataataataataaagaataatattaaaaaatagtattattgataacaaaattaataataactattaaatttaagatgagtaagGCTGAAATGAGTGAATCGAATGgagtcgaatcgaatcgaatcgaacttaatggAGTGGTGAAATGaaagccgaatcgaatcgaatggagtcgaatcaatcgaatcgaatcgaatggagtgaatcgaatcgaatcgagctgaatcgaatcaatcgaatgaaTCGAATCAAGTAGGTggaaataagccagaaagaacagggccttaagtCCAACCACGTAGACGTACAAAGAGCTCTGTCTAACATGCATTGTCTGTTCGCTTCACCTGCTTGTCCGTTGTCAAAAGAAAAGTTGTACCCTACCCACGGAACATCTCTAAGATGGCAATCATCAACCGCTGATCTGAAATTAGTCATCTGCCATTGAGCCCGGCTGCCTCCTTTCATCTCTGTAGAAAATAAAATCTCATTGTAGTCGCCCATACAAACCCATGGCAGCGTCGACTGTCCCTTTAGAAGGCGAAGCAGCTCCCAAGAAAGGTGACGGTCAGTCACCGCCGGCCACCCATAGAAACCAGTAAGCCTCCATTCCTTCCCCTCATGACGGATCGTAAAATCCATATGGTGAACCGAAGAAGACATAAAAACACAATCAATATCCTTCTGCCACAACATAGCAAGACCGCCTGACCTTCCCATACTATCCACCTCCATCCCAAAATATCCCTCCAATTTCTCTCTCACCCTCCTCATTTCACGACCACAGAGTTTGGTCTCGCAAAGAAACACTATGGCCGGGGTTTCCCTTCGTACCAAAGCACGAAGGGCACTAATGTGATATGTAATTGAATAAAAAAATAAGACCAATTCCACACTCCATCCGTCAACTCCCTCCTTTACTACTCCTTTTATGTTCATTTTTCCACTAACTTGAACATCTTGCATGTGAACattattttctctctaaaaataataaaagcctttactaagacttgttagtaaataaaaataaataatcactaagattgttagtattatttacatattatcaagggttaattttacaagtatctagttaatacttgtaagattattttgggtgtagttcttgggtgcaacttgaaggagactttctttttgaaggattttctaggaggatcatccatttgatataagctcaagaacaagctagtaaggtgatctagtttgtgcccatttttaccatataaatcaatgtaagaaaattgtttttccttaatctttctttttatgctttcatattagcatgcatgttacatagatcatctaaatatcaaattatgagataatttaatttttattagagagtctaatatggatctatgatctttcataatgtttatattataatttaatctacttatattaggatgctgactttattaaaatattaggaaatctacttttattaggataattttattaaatttgtttcgaaatctactcttgttaggaattctgaaaaagttggactctctaatatcgctcgaaaaatttctgctttatatatatgtattgattgattgattgatttattACGAATGTAAGAATAGTTCCTTAaattttatcatatttttattttgtttattatagATGAATGTAAAATTATTATTTAggtgaataattaatttatataaattaataaagttaaaattattaatttttatgtgatATGAGTTAAAATTAGTAAAATTATTAACCCTAACTTTCGCATGATACTATGAACAGCAACATGAAAATTAAAACGAAAACCTAAATTAAACCTAAAACGAAAAATCAATTACTAGCTTTTTGACGAAAAATCAAGTACTTAGTTTGAGCAAAATATAAACCCTAACTTTTTGTTGAAAACAAAAACCTAAATTAAACATAAATTAATCAACGAAATCGAACATCAATTACTCTGCTTTTACAAttcattaaccctaattttttcagTTTCGCTAAAACATGAAGAAACACGGAAATCAATTAATTTTTTCTTCATATCATTCAAAATCGACAATAAAAACATGCAAattaaatttaaacttatgagataacatcaatcacaacaaaaaatttcaaaaaaaaaaaaatcaaataaagatAATCGATTTATACCTCTTCATTATATTTGAAAGGGAAGTAATATATTCGCGATTGAACAACTTGAAGATCTTGAGTCGATTTATTACAGATTTCGGTTGATTTAGAAGGCTTTTTTGGTAAGACATTAGAGATTGAGTAAAGTCTGAATAGTCACCAAAAGTGGATCGGTTTAACAAACCCGATTCATAAAACGATCAAAAGCTTCACTCATAAACACATGTTATCGACTCAATCATACAAAATTTGAATCAATGGACAACTTAACTCCAACCACAAGTTATGGATAATGGCTTGCTTCGtatgtgagaccgtctcatacaTTTTCGTTAGATGTTTTAACTTGGGATACAATTCAATCAAGTTTATTGCAAGCTTTGATGGAAAGGTTCAATTGCTTAATGACAGTTCTTTTTGTTGTTTAACATTTGTTGCATGAAAAAGCATGCATTTTCGTATATTGCAGTAATTTATTATGGTATATAATGTAAACAATGTCGGGATCATTTGGATGAAAACAAATCACCTCATTTATCGCGAGCCAACCTTCGAGAGGGATAAGATGTGGCTCAAATGCATAGTCTATAACCGGCCTCAACTTTACCGTTATACTACTAGTACATCCCCAAGTGATCGATTCATCGTAGTCAACAAATTCCCATACTTTATTCGAACTGAGCTATTCTTAGACAATCTCGACAGGAGCCTAGCACGCTTTCTTCACCAATTTCACCAGGTAGGTTTAGTACACAATAAGATACAGTGTCATCAACAAAGGGGTCGACTACTAGAATTTTATTAAACTGACCGTGCAAAGGTTATTATGTGTTTGGAAGTACGGGTGCTCGGTAATAAGGAAGTGGTTGTCTGTATATACGTCTCTATAGGTCCATTCTTGTCTAAGTATTAACGTGAAAGGGGAATATTTAGTAGTAAGATAACGACCAAAATAAGGATTCGAAATAATTGAATTCCAACGTTTCGAAACACATTTGCAAGTAACGAGATGTCTCCATTGGactaacct
Protein-coding sequences here:
- the LOC141620847 gene encoding uncharacterized protein LOC141620847 — translated: MRRVREKLEGYFGMEVDSMGRSGGLAMLWQKDIDCVFMSSSVHHMDFTIRHEGKEWRLTGFYGWPAVTDRHLSWELLRLLKGQSTLPWVCMGDYNEILFSTEMKGGSRAQWQMTNFRSAVDDCHLRDVPWVGYNFSFDNGQAGEANRQCMLDRALCTSTWGWQNININKIGKALEKKRKQLARFNEGDRSETNVQKIRQLIAKISTLCRQEEQYWRQRSRALWLKDGDRNTKFFHTRAGERKRKNFIAKLIDEDGMERVGTEDVTKVALDYFQGLFTTSNPTDFDDVVAGIGGRVTDDMNAELRRDYGEDEVLDALNQMHPLKAPGPDGTNGLFYQTYWSTVGPEVVRAVLAILRGERSPRDINKTNIVLIPKKKAPDKIRDFRPISLCNVVYKLVSKVLANRLKLFLGDIVSENQGAFTPGRSISDNVLIAFEVFHAMKNSRHMEGNMAIKLDMAKAYDRVEWRFLYRVLGGMGFHRAWIDRVMDCVTSVSFSVLVNGNPSLVFRPTRGLRQGDPLSPYLFILCAEVLSDLMRRAVAEGAIHGVRVSVGAPEVSHLLFADDSIFFTRATEEEATAVSDILRRYEHASGQLVNLDKTTVSFSKGVPRTKRSNLATRLGIIEVEEQERYLGLPTVVGRSKKVLINILRDKLSKTLEGWRGKILSRAGKEVLLKVVTNSLPTYVMSIFKIPVNFCDELRSMMSRFWWGHEDGKRGISWVSWKTLCQPKGMGGMGFRDFKLFNLALLGKQAWRLTTETESLWARFMKVRYYPNGDFLSSNIGNHPSYTWRGIHEAKEVLGLGLRRRIGNGLTTRVWGDAWVVPNQLGRVISPQPPGFEGMMVARLLNDGGGAWNEQLIDNIFLGFEGTWIKNIRLSENAIDDDWFWSAEKDGVFSVKSAYRLLVGGFDSLEVGGASNWEREKWLWARLWKIPVWPRVKLFFWQLCSEALTTRANIATRVRGMIGDWCFGGATVVLEQLWESHIAEAVAVLEGVKKARRRGHMNIVVESDCLQVVDALRKSCTGRSVFDLVLDDIISLRASFNSVVWSFTSRLNNGVAHALAHPFPRVVGRFLWSEGLPLIANDAVIADLSLIQ